The proteins below are encoded in one region of Syngnathus acus chromosome 2, fSynAcu1.2, whole genome shotgun sequence:
- the csrnp2 gene encoding cysteine/serine-rich nuclear protein 2, translating into MEAGSSLSLKRRYEEVDNGSPFSTPKDSDDDISSSDSADSCDSLNPSSRTEFTPTSILRQHKLSPGSKRVRFDAVTVYYFPRRQGFTSVPSQGGSSLGMAHNHSSIRRYTLGEFAREQETSHRHTLRQHLRQEKLNARKLKLTRNGTVECAQAELLTLDDVSDEDLDVDAVEVDDCFFLQPLPTKRRRALLRASGIARIDAREKTELRAIRLSREECGCDCRLYCDPRHCGCSQAGIKCQVDRMSFPCGCSRDGCGNLAGRVEFNPLRVRTHYLHTIMKLDLEKRRVLLQVPGETYAESDRVSSPFSASPGSEESGVRACVSEAEEDILERENETAVLHLQSAEEQERREREVRAEEPQVEEVLLQGPFPTGTAVLCINQEEESPADLLKDSAPLNYYQLSSIEPATLEPTEEEVQEAPGDEPFQSDQSKLAHHEGCLEESVQVAAVTDPLPPDV; encoded by the exons ATGGAGGCAGGTTCTTCCCTCAGCCTCAAACGACGATATGAAGAGGTGGACAACGGCTCTCCCTTTTCTACACCCAAAGACTCTGACGATGATATCTCCAGCAGTGACAGCGCTGACAGCTGCGACAGCCTCAACCCATCCTCCAGGACAGAATTCACTC CCACCTCAATCCTCAGACAGCACAAGCTGTCGCCTGGAAGCAAGAGGGTGCGTTTCGATGCCGTTACAGTGTATTATTTCCCCCGGAGGCAGGGCTTCACGAGCGTGCCCAGCCAAGGGGGCAGCTCGTTGGGCATGGCCCACAACCACTCCTCCATCCGACGTTACACGCTGGGCGAGTTTGCTCGGGAGCAGGAGACCAGCCACCGACACACCTTACGCCAACACCTGCGCCAGGAGAAGCTCAACGCCCGCAAGCTGAAG CTGACCAGGAACGGCACGGTGGAGTGCGCCCAAGCCGAACTGCTTACTCTGGATGACGTTTCGGATGAGGACCTCGACGTGGACGCCGTGGAGGTGGACGACTGCTTCTTCCTTCAGCCGCTGCCCACCAAGCGGCGCAGAGCCCTTCTGCGAGCCTCTGGAATCGCACGCATCGACGCTCGGGAGAAAACGGAGCTCCGAGCCATCCGCCTGTCCCGGGAGGAATGTGGCTGCGACTGCCGTCTGTACTGCGACCCTCGACACTGCGGCTGCAGCCAGGCCGGCATCAAATGCCAG GTGGATAGAATGTCCTTCCCATGCGGTTGCTCCAGAGATGGTTGCGGAAATTTAGCGGGCCGAGTCGAGTTCAACCCTCTTCGTGTCCGAACGCACTATCTGCACACCATCATGAAGTTGGACCTGGAGAAGAGGAGGGTGCTGCTACAAGTGCCCGGGGAGACATACGCCGAGTCGGACCGGGTGTCCTCCCCGTTCTCCGCATCCCCGGGCTCGGAAGAGAGCggggtgcgtgcgtgtgtctcggaggcggaggaggacaTCCTTGAGCGGGAGAATGAGACCGCCGTGTTGCACCTGCAGAGCGCCGAGGAACAGGAGAGACGGGAGAGGGAGGTGCGGGCAGAGGAGCCGCAAGTGGAGGAGGTACTCCTGCAGGGGCCTTTCCCGACTGGGACCGCCGTGCTCTGCATCAACCAAGAGGAGGAGAGTCCTGCAGACCTTCTCAAAGACTCCGCCCCTCTCAACTACTATCAACTCAGCTCCATAGAGCCGGCCACTCTGGAGCCGACAGAGGAGGAGGTTCAAGAGGCCCCAGGGGACGAGCCTTTCCAAAGCGACCAATCGAAGCTCGCCCATCATGAAGGGTGTCTCGAAGAAAGTGTGCAAGTAGCAGCGGTGACGGACCCGCTTCCTCCTGATGTTTAG
- the tfcp2 gene encoding transcription factor CP2 isoform X3 gives MAWALKLPLSDEVIESGLVQDFDASLSGIGQELGAGAYSMSDVLALPIFKQEESNLPPDSDNKILPFQYVLCAATSPAVKLHDETLTYLNQGQSYEVIMLDNRKIGELPEISGKWLRCSIIRVVFHDRRLQYTEHQQLESWRWNRPGDRILDLDVPMSVGIIDPRANPTQLNTVEFLWEPSKRTSVFIQVHCISTEFTMRKHGGEKGVPFRIQIDTFKENESSEYTEHLHSASCQVKVFKPKGADRKQKTDREKMEKRAPQEKEKYQPSYETTILTECSPWPEVTYVNNSPSPAFNSTQSSFPVAEGNGSPNHQPEPVVQVADNLLPAATPQDAQQWLLRNRFSPFSRLFTNFSGADLLKLTRDDVIQICGPADGIRLFNALKGRVVRPRLTIYVCQESQQAREQQTKHENGDAANNTFFIYHAIYLEELTATELTEKIAQLFNISPRQINQIFKQGPTGIHVIVSDEMIQNFQDEVCFVLDTMKDDTNDGYHIILK, from the exons ATGGCCTGGGCTCTGAAGTTGCCTCTCTCCGACGAAGTGATTGAGTCCGGACTGGTCCAGGACTTCGATGCCAGCCTCTCTGGCATCGGTCAGGAGCTCGGTGCAGGGGCATACAGCATGAG CGACGTACTTGCCCTGCCCATCTTCAAACAAGAGGAGTCCAACTTGCCTCCGGACAGCGACAACAAGATCCTTCCCTTCCAGTATGTTCTGTGTGCTGCTACCTCGCCAGCCGTTAAACTGCATGATGAAACACTCACCTACCTCAATCAAG GGCAGTCCTACGAAGTTATAATGCTTGATAATCGAAAAATTGGTGAACTTCCGGAAATCTCTGGTAAATGGTTAAGGTGC AGCATCATTCGCGTGGTGTTTCACGACCGCCGACTTCAGTACACAGAGCACCAGCAGCTGGAGAGCTGGCGCTGGAACAGGCCTGGGGATCGCATTCTGGACCTGG ATGTGCCCATGTCAGTCGGCATTATCGACCCACGGGCTAACCCTACTCAGCTTAACACTGTGGAGTTCCTTTGGGAACCGTCAAAAAGAACCTCCGTTTTTATCCAG GTTCACTGCATCAGCACAGAATTTACCATGCGCAAGCACGGCGGGGAAAAAGGGGTTCCCTTCCGCATCCAGATTGACACGTTCAAAGAGAACGAGAGCAGCGAGTACACCGAGCACCTCCACTCCGCCTCCTGTCAGGTCAAAGTTTTCAAG CCCAAAGGTGCGGACAGAAAGCAGAAGACGGACAGGGAGAAGATGGAGAAGAGGGCACCGCAGGAGAAGGAGAAATATCAGCCCTCGTATGAAACGACAATCCTCACAGAG TGTTCCCCCTGGCCCGAAGTCACCTACGTCAACAACTCGCCATCACCGGCCTTCAACAGTACACAGAGCAGCTTTCCGGTTGCAGAAGG AAACGGATCACCAAACCACCAGCCCGAGCCTGTTGTTCAAGTAGCTGAC AATTTGTTACCTGCGGCGACGCCACAAGATGCTCAACAGTGGCTTCTCCGGAACCGCTTCTCGCCCTTCTCACGGCTCTTCACCAATTTCTCAG GAGCAGACTTGTTGAAGCTCACCAGGGACGATGTCATTCAGATCTGTGGCCCGGCAGACGGCATACGATTATTCAATGCGCTAAAAGGACG GGTGGTCCGCCCGAGGTTAACCATCTACGTGTGCCAGGAGTCGCAGCAGGCACGCGAGCAGCAGACCAAACATGAGAACGGAGATGCTGCGAACAACACGTTCTTTA TATATCATGCAATCTACCTGGAGGAGTTGACTGCTACCGAGCTGACAGAGAAGATCGCTCAGCTCTTCAACATCTCACCTCGACAGATCAACCAGATCTTTAAACAGGGTCCCACTGGCATCCACGTGATAGTCAGTGATGAG ATGATTCAAAACTTCCAGgatgaagtttgttttgttctggaCACCATGAAAG atGACACGAATGACGGCTACCACATCATCCTGAAGTGA
- the tfcp2 gene encoding transcription factor CP2 isoform X1, whose protein sequence is MFCVLLPRQPLNCMMKHSPTSIKSIIRVVFHDRRLQYTEHQQLESWRWNRPGDRILDLDVPMSVGIIDPRANPTQLNTVEFLWEPSKRTSVFIQVHCISTEFTMRKHGGEKGVPFRIQIDTFKENESSEYTEHLHSASCQVKVFKPKGADRKQKTDREKMEKRAPQEKEKYQPSYETTILTECSPWPEVTYVNNSPSPAFNSTQSSFPVAEGNGSPNHQPEPVVQVADNLLPAATPQDAQQWLLRNRFSPFSRLFTNFSGADLLKLTRDDVIQICGPADGIRLFNALKGRVVRPRLTIYVCQESQQAREQQTKHENGDAANNTFFIYHAIYLEELTATELTEKIAQLFNISPRQINQIFKQGPTGIHVIVSDEMIQNFQDEVCFVLDTMKDDTNDGYHIILK, encoded by the exons ATGTTCTGTGTGCTGCTACCTCGCCAGCCGTTAAACTGCATGATGAAACACTCACCTACCTCAATCAAG AGCATCATTCGCGTGGTGTTTCACGACCGCCGACTTCAGTACACAGAGCACCAGCAGCTGGAGAGCTGGCGCTGGAACAGGCCTGGGGATCGCATTCTGGACCTGG ATGTGCCCATGTCAGTCGGCATTATCGACCCACGGGCTAACCCTACTCAGCTTAACACTGTGGAGTTCCTTTGGGAACCGTCAAAAAGAACCTCCGTTTTTATCCAG GTTCACTGCATCAGCACAGAATTTACCATGCGCAAGCACGGCGGGGAAAAAGGGGTTCCCTTCCGCATCCAGATTGACACGTTCAAAGAGAACGAGAGCAGCGAGTACACCGAGCACCTCCACTCCGCCTCCTGTCAGGTCAAAGTTTTCAAG CCCAAAGGTGCGGACAGAAAGCAGAAGACGGACAGGGAGAAGATGGAGAAGAGGGCACCGCAGGAGAAGGAGAAATATCAGCCCTCGTATGAAACGACAATCCTCACAGAG TGTTCCCCCTGGCCCGAAGTCACCTACGTCAACAACTCGCCATCACCGGCCTTCAACAGTACACAGAGCAGCTTTCCGGTTGCAGAAGG AAACGGATCACCAAACCACCAGCCCGAGCCTGTTGTTCAAGTAGCTGAC AATTTGTTACCTGCGGCGACGCCACAAGATGCTCAACAGTGGCTTCTCCGGAACCGCTTCTCGCCCTTCTCACGGCTCTTCACCAATTTCTCAG GAGCAGACTTGTTGAAGCTCACCAGGGACGATGTCATTCAGATCTGTGGCCCGGCAGACGGCATACGATTATTCAATGCGCTAAAAGGACG GGTGGTCCGCCCGAGGTTAACCATCTACGTGTGCCAGGAGTCGCAGCAGGCACGCGAGCAGCAGACCAAACATGAGAACGGAGATGCTGCGAACAACACGTTCTTTA TATATCATGCAATCTACCTGGAGGAGTTGACTGCTACCGAGCTGACAGAGAAGATCGCTCAGCTCTTCAACATCTCACCTCGACAGATCAACCAGATCTTTAAACAGGGTCCCACTGGCATCCACGTGATAGTCAGTGATGAG ATGATTCAAAACTTCCAGgatgaagtttgttttgttctggaCACCATGAAAG atGACACGAATGACGGCTACCACATCATCCTGAAGTGA
- the tfcp2 gene encoding transcription factor CP2 isoform X2 — protein sequence MVKSIIRVVFHDRRLQYTEHQQLESWRWNRPGDRILDLDVPMSVGIIDPRANPTQLNTVEFLWEPSKRTSVFIQVHCISTEFTMRKHGGEKGVPFRIQIDTFKENESSEYTEHLHSASCQVKVFKPKGADRKQKTDREKMEKRAPQEKEKYQPSYETTILTECSPWPEVTYVNNSPSPAFNSTQSSFPVAEGNGSPNHQPEPVVQVADNLLPAATPQDAQQWLLRNRFSPFSRLFTNFSGADLLKLTRDDVIQICGPADGIRLFNALKGRVVRPRLTIYVCQESQQAREQQTKHENGDAANNTFFIYHAIYLEELTATELTEKIAQLFNISPRQINQIFKQGPTGIHVIVSDEMIQNFQDEVCFVLDTMKDDTNDGYHIILK from the exons ATGGTTAAG AGCATCATTCGCGTGGTGTTTCACGACCGCCGACTTCAGTACACAGAGCACCAGCAGCTGGAGAGCTGGCGCTGGAACAGGCCTGGGGATCGCATTCTGGACCTGG ATGTGCCCATGTCAGTCGGCATTATCGACCCACGGGCTAACCCTACTCAGCTTAACACTGTGGAGTTCCTTTGGGAACCGTCAAAAAGAACCTCCGTTTTTATCCAG GTTCACTGCATCAGCACAGAATTTACCATGCGCAAGCACGGCGGGGAAAAAGGGGTTCCCTTCCGCATCCAGATTGACACGTTCAAAGAGAACGAGAGCAGCGAGTACACCGAGCACCTCCACTCCGCCTCCTGTCAGGTCAAAGTTTTCAAG CCCAAAGGTGCGGACAGAAAGCAGAAGACGGACAGGGAGAAGATGGAGAAGAGGGCACCGCAGGAGAAGGAGAAATATCAGCCCTCGTATGAAACGACAATCCTCACAGAG TGTTCCCCCTGGCCCGAAGTCACCTACGTCAACAACTCGCCATCACCGGCCTTCAACAGTACACAGAGCAGCTTTCCGGTTGCAGAAGG AAACGGATCACCAAACCACCAGCCCGAGCCTGTTGTTCAAGTAGCTGAC AATTTGTTACCTGCGGCGACGCCACAAGATGCTCAACAGTGGCTTCTCCGGAACCGCTTCTCGCCCTTCTCACGGCTCTTCACCAATTTCTCAG GAGCAGACTTGTTGAAGCTCACCAGGGACGATGTCATTCAGATCTGTGGCCCGGCAGACGGCATACGATTATTCAATGCGCTAAAAGGACG GGTGGTCCGCCCGAGGTTAACCATCTACGTGTGCCAGGAGTCGCAGCAGGCACGCGAGCAGCAGACCAAACATGAGAACGGAGATGCTGCGAACAACACGTTCTTTA TATATCATGCAATCTACCTGGAGGAGTTGACTGCTACCGAGCTGACAGAGAAGATCGCTCAGCTCTTCAACATCTCACCTCGACAGATCAACCAGATCTTTAAACAGGGTCCCACTGGCATCCACGTGATAGTCAGTGATGAG ATGATTCAAAACTTCCAGgatgaagtttgttttgttctggaCACCATGAAAG atGACACGAATGACGGCTACCACATCATCCTGAAGTGA
- the pou6f1 gene encoding POU domain, class 6, transcription factor 1: MKSQDLPVRDAPLAVNEQVIVMSGHETIRVLEVGVDASLSSSVPEGKTSEGKTEGGGTQPEGSRPRNDNAGSQNFEEVVAGKQQASSGEAPAHAVHTLGPTVPISVSLPQPPMATVPVTVQGCPQVLSQENLATLMTGMLAQTGSLGQPLLIPISMAGSIGGQGGLAVLTLPTTSVATLSGLAAAAATQPANLLKMPFAGLQVYCDSSKFSSGSSTNQHAVPGSGRFHPANLRLDVSVHTGYDHLCRPRGSCSCHTSRNRGPVQHIGGCTGEEDETEIHPNYCAQINAASLGAQTQFLSSLTSSPIITNAMSNMAGITSQILTTTQGQVIGTLPFLVNPASLAGGAATSTLPLQGLQVQTVTPQLLLNTQGQIFAAVGNGAATVAASTAVLPKAAVSPAPSKPTSQTPATAATQLPVVIAPQPSVLKSSTSSSSSLPITCGEMAKVGQLVSKPHQAASNEEGINLEEIREFAKNFKIRRLSLGLTQTQVGQALTATEGPAYSQSAICRFEKLDITPKSAQKLKPVLEKWLAEAEHWNQKGQQNLMEFVGGEPSKKRKRRTSFTPQAIEVLNSYFEKNSLPTGQEITEIAKELNYDREVVRVWFCNRRQTLKNTSKINIFQVQ, translated from the exons ATGAAGTCTCAGGACCTTCCTGTCAGAGATGCCCCGCTTGCTGTCAACGAGCAG GTCATCGTGATGTCTGGCCACGAGACAATTCGTGTGTTAGAAGTCGGGGTTGATGCGTCTCTGTCTTCATCGGTACCTGAAGGGAAGACAAGTGAGGGCAAAACAGAGGGGGGAGGGACTCAACCTGAGGGTTCCCGCCCACGCAATGACAATGCTGGATCCCAGAACTTTGAGGAAGTCG TAGCTGGCAAACAGCAAGCGTCATCAGGAGAAGCTCCAGCTCACGCTGTCCATACCCTCGGTCCAACTGTGCCCATCAGTGTATCCTTGCCGCAGCCTCCCATGGCCACTGTGCCCGTCACTGTGCAAGGTTGTCCGCAG GTTCTATCACAAGAAAATCTGGCCACTCTGATGACTGGCATGTTGGCCCAGACAGGCTCGCTGGGCCAGCCCCTGCTCATCCCCATCAGCATGGCAGGCTCCATCGGTGGCCAGGGCGGTCTGGCTGTTCTCACCTTGCCCACTACCAGTGTGGCCACATTGTCTGGACtcgccgctgctgccgccACGCAGCCCGCTAACCTCCTTAAGATGCCCTTTGCTGGCCTTCAAG TTTA CTGCGACAGTTCTAAATTCAGTTCAGGCTCCTCTACAAACCAGCACGCTGTTCCAGGCTCCGGCAGGTTCCATCCAGCAAACTTGCGGCTTGACGTCTCAGTCCACACCGGCTACGATCATCTCTGCCGCCCAAGAGGCAGCTGCTCATGCCACACCAGCCGCAACCGTGGCCCAGTCCAACATATCGGTGGCTGCACTGGTGAGGAAGACGAAACTGAGATTCACCCCAACTATTGCG CTCAGATCAATGCTGCATCTTTAGGAGCACAGACCCAGTTTCTCAGTTCCCTCACCTCCAGTCCTATCATCACCAACGCCATGTCCAACATGGCGGGCATCACAAGCCAGATCCTAACAACCACACAGGGCCAG GTTATAGGAACTCTTCCTTTTTTGGTGAACCCGGCCTCCCTGGCCGGGGGGGCTGCCACTTCGACCCTCCCCCTCCAGGGTCTGCAGGTCCAGACGGTCACCCCGCAGTTGCTGCTGAACACCCAGGGTCAGATTTTTGCTGCGGTCGGGAACGGAGCTGCCACGGTTGCGGCTTCTACCGCTGTTCTGCCCAAAGCTGCAGTGTCACCCGCACCTTCCAAACCAACATCACAG ACGCCGGCAACAGCTGCCACTCAGTTGCCGGTTGTCATCGCCCCGCAGCCGTCGGTACTCAAAAGCTCCACCTCGTCATCCTCATCGCTCCCCATTACCTGCGGCGAGATGGCTAAAGTGGGCCAGCTTGTCAGCA AGCCCCATCAGGCTGCCAGCAATGAGGAAGGCATCAATCTGGAAGAAATACGTGAGTTTGCTAAGAATTTCAAAATCCGGCGGCTATCCTTGGGATTGACGCAGACTCAAGTGGGACAGGCACTGACTGCCACAGAGGGCCCGGCCTACAGCCAATCCGCCATTTGCAG GTTTGAAAAGCTGGACATCACCCCGAAGAGTGCCCAGAAGTTGAAGCCAGTGTTGGAGAAGTGGCTTGCCGAGGCCGAGCACTGGAACCAAAAAGGTCAGCAGAACCTGATGGAGTTTGTCGGCGGCGAACCGTCAAAGAAACGCAAGCGGCGCACCAGTTTCACGCCTCAAGCCATCGAAGTCCTCAACTCCTACTTCGAGAAGAACTCGCTGCCCACAGGGCAAGAGATCACGGAAATCGCAAAGGAGCTAAACTACGACCGAGAGGTGGTGCGGGTTTGGTTCTGCAACCGACGACAGACGCTGAAAAACACCAGCAAGATTAACATTTTCCAGGTCCAGTAG
- the dazap2 gene encoding DAZ-associated protein 2, producing the protein MNNKGSYPQQSVYPQQSTAPVYPPAMQISPQAPPYTDTPPAYSEIYHPRYVLPHQVTGQVPQMSSPYVGTQVYMPMQPQMPVGAMAQNVPLAYYPMGAMYPPGSTVMVDGGFDAGARFTAGSSVSIPPPPPGHAPNAAQLAAMQGANMVMTQRKNNFFLGGSSGGYTIW; encoded by the exons ATGAACAACAAAG GGTCATATCCACAGCAGAGTGTGTACCCTCAGCAGAGCACTGCCCCCGTTTACCCCCCTGCTATGCAAATATCTCCTCAGGCGCCTCCTTATACGGACACGCCTCCCGCATACTCTGAG ATCTACCACCCTAGGTATGTGCTTCCCCACCAGGTGACCGGTCAGGTGCCTCAGATGTCCTCCCCCTATGTGGGCACTCAGGTCTACATGCCCATGCAGCCGCAGATGCCCGTCGGAGCCATGGCCCAGAACGTCCCCCTGGCTTATTATCCTATGGGGGCCATGTACCCGCCTGGTTCCACAGTGATGGTTGATGGTGGCTTTGACGCCGGCGCCCGCTTCACAGCTGGAAGCAGTGTTTCCATCCCG CCCCCACCCCCTGGGCACGCCCCAAATGCAGCTCAACTGGCGGCCATGCAGGGTGCCAACATGGTCATGACGCAGCGCAAGAACAACTTCTTCTTGGGCGGCTCCAGCGGAGGTTACACCATCTGGTAA
- the bin2a gene encoding bridging integrator 2a, which translates to MADHTSPKGGTGDFTKKVQRQLSRSKEKVLQKLGKSEVTRDDQFEHYVQLFCDQQIDGNRIYKDLRNYIEVIRDMREASRRLSQSLFDVYESDWVGQEDIGAVVEGEDLLWNDHEVKLLDQAIRTMESYVGQFPDVKEKVSKRGRKLVDYDSARHHLEALKMAKKRDDIKISKAEEVMNGAKFVYEGINNELKSELPVLHESRIGCYVAVFSAISSLRDIFYKEMRTLNMDLHHVVKELQAQHPDKVFAIQGMQKYGSLRRRTLMSPRAWKSSFSEFHRNYSPKSGQRFSFRSPEKPRHSSLSRENSAVGASSLSPPPKSTTESKGSSHIEIHDLCIQEDPVDAADKPESEKENTNLEEEEEEKEKSLQVEESEAKSPAQTEEKQEDAPLSESSSEQSNSCDSESLELQLTAGDCDSLHINNSGDGHNTPKSNGLENGEVPGLNTEELDKVASAGSKNTDV; encoded by the exons ATGGCGGATCACACAAGTCCTAAAGGCGGCACTGGAGACTTTACCAAAAAAGTCCAAAGACAGTTGAGCAGAAGCAAAGAAAAG gTGCTGCAGAAGCTTGGGAAGTCAGAAGTGACCAGAGATGATCAATTTGAACACTATGTCCAACTTTTCTGTGACCAACAG ATTGATGGCAACAGAATATACAAAGACCTGAGGAATTACATTGAAGTAATCAGAG ACATGCGAGAAGCCTCAAGACGTCTTTCGCAGTCTTTGTTCGATGTTTACGAAAGCGACTGGGTGGGACAAGAAGACATTGGAGCTGTGGTGGAG GGGGAGGACCTCCTCTGGAATGACCACGAGGTGAAGCTGTTGGACCAAGCCATCCGGACCATGGAGTCTTATGTGGGTCAGTTCCCAGATGTCAAG GAGAAAGTGTCCAAGAGGGGGAGGAAACTGGTGGACTACGACTCAGCCCGTCACCACCTGGAGGCCCTGAAAATGGCCAAGAAGCGAGATGACATCAAGATCAGCAAG GCGGAAGAAGTGATGAATGGTGCTAAATTTGTCTATGAAGGAATCAATAATGAGCTGAAATCGGAGCTACCTGTGCTGCACGAAAG CCGCATCGGATGCTACGTGGCCGTCTTCTCTGCGATATCAAGTTTACGAGACATCTTCTACAAGGAAATGAGAACG CTCAACATGGATCTGCACCATGTGGTGAAGGAACTGCAGGCCCAACATCCAGACAAAGTGTTTGCCATCCAGGGAATGCAAAA GTATGGTTCCTTGAGGAGGCGAACCCTGATGTCCCCTAGAGCTTGGAAGTCCAGTTTCTCTGAGTTCCACAGGAACTACAGTCCAAAAAGTGGCCAGAGATTTAGTTTCAGGTCCCCAGAAAAACCTCGCCATAGTAGTCTGTCCAGAGAGAACAGCGCTGTCGGAGCCTCATCGCTGTCGCCTCCACCGAAGAGCACCACTGAGTCAAAGGGGTCAAGCCACATTGAAATCCATGATCTTTGCATCCAAGAGGATCCTGTGGATGCTGCGGACAAGCCTGagtcagaaaaagaaaacaccaatctggaagaggaggaagaggagaaggagaagagTTTGCAGGTAGAAGAATCTGAAGCAAAGAGTCCCGCACAAACAGAAGAGAAGCAAGAAGATGCTCCACTGAGCGAAAGCAGCAGTGAGCAGAGCAACTCGTGCGACTCTGAGAGTTTAGAGCTCCAGCTGACCGCAGGAGACTGCGATTCGCTGCATATCAACAACTCAGGCGACGGCCACAATACTCCGAAGTCCAACGGACTGGAGAACGGAGAAGTTCCAGGATTGAACACTGAGGAGCTGGACAAG GTGGCTTCTGCAGGCTCCAAGAATACAGATGTCTAA
- the si:ch211-210c8.6 gene encoding uncharacterized protein si:ch211-210c8.6: MTKSPAPQLLADLSDFIMGSTVAKCAVTDLGIQWAGWALAAAFKTEKFYDLAGSGTFILLAHLSRLWGGATHLRQNVQTGLVTAWGLRLGTFLFMRILKDGQDRRFNNVRDSPGTFFVYWTIQAVWVFATLLPTLMLNSEKRNTPLGMRDYVGWTLWGIGFATETIADRQKWIFKGDPDNVGKFIQSGLWAYSRHPNYFGEILQWSGLWLSASSVMQGYQYLSVASPLFVWFLLRHVSGIPILEKQALKKWGSDPNFQNYLTNTPLLWPWPKF, encoded by the exons ATGACAAAGTCTCCAGCTCCACAGTTGCTGGCCGACTTGAGTGACTTTATCATGGGGAGCACAGTGGCCAAATGTGCCGTCACCGACTTGGGCATCCAGTGGGCTGGTTGGGCGCTGGCGGCGGCGTTTAAAACCGAAAAGTTCTACGACTTGGCAG gctCTGGTACATTTATACTGCTTGCCCACCTGAGCCGTCTGTGGGGAGGGGCCACCCATCTTCGGCAGAATGTTCAGACTGGGCTGGTGACGGCGTGGGGGCTCAG GCTGGGTACATTCCTCTTTATGCGGATCTTGAAGGACGGCCAGGATCGAAGGTTTAACAATGTTCGAGACAGTCCAGGGACTTTCTTTGTTTACTGGACTATTCAAG CTGTGTGGGTGTTTGCGACTCTGCTGCCCACCCTCATGCTCAACAGTGAAAAGCGCAACACTCCTTTGGGAATGAGAGACTACGTGGGCTGGACCCTGTGGGGCATCGGCTTTGCCACAGAGACCATCGCCGACCGGCAGAAATGGATCTTCAAAGGCGACCCGGATAACGTT GGgaagttcatccagagtgggCTGTGGGCTTACAGCAGACACCCCAATTATTTTGGAGAGATACTTCAATGGTCAGGTCTGTGGCTCTCAGCTTCATCGGTGATGCAAGGGTATCAGTACCTGAGCGTAGCATCGcctctttttgtttggttcctgctGCGCCATGTCAGTGGCATTCCCATTCTGGAAAAGCAGGCCTTAAAGAAGTGGGGGTCGGACCCCAACTTCCAGAACTACCTCACGAACACTCCTCTGCTGTGGCCATGGCCAAAGTTTTGA